Proteins encoded in a region of the Mycolicibacterium duvalii genome:
- a CDS encoding 4a-hydroxytetrahydrobiopterin dehydratase produces MAILTDEQINDALAGLHGWQYSDGALRRSEKFPAFLDGIEAVRRVAEHAEAQDHHPDIDIRWRTVTFALVTHSEGGVTEKDVQMARAIDGLLE; encoded by the coding sequence ATGGCCATACTCACCGACGAGCAGATCAATGACGCGCTGGCCGGGCTGCACGGCTGGCAGTACTCCGACGGCGCGCTGCGTCGCTCCGAGAAATTCCCCGCGTTTCTCGACGGCATCGAGGCGGTCCGCCGGGTCGCCGAACACGCCGAAGCCCAAGACCATCACCCCGACATCGACATCCGTTGGCGCACCGTGACTTTTGCGCTGGTCACGCACTCCGAGGGCGGAGTCACGGAGAAGGATGTGCAGATGGCTCGGGCGATCGACGGCCTCCTCGAATAG
- a CDS encoding bifunctional DNA primase/polymerase, producing MPAMKYLRFYLDRDCVLVPGWGKTKKVRKGCEHWNLADTKRYVDFFKRNAKLKNGTGGLLVIDVDPKNGGSIDALQRRFPDLPQTRMVQTVTPHPNGFGKHLIFTIPNDVRLRWRGLGPGIDVPPAVMLPGSVVICPDGVERKYELLNDLDPAPAPLGLLAVIDKGEDSGIERQPESGYEADETVDALVRRFAEAGPGERNDVLLSVAPPVIRMKGHEGAALLRGAYTGDDPKWLEIALRGALQKYAGASAPNTAKPSKYLADALQRVERRARYGLWTGPGGATDRVVLFSILRLCRNEHTLTIGASVRTLSLITGLEPKTVSSATGRLVKAGLVCILQQNDDGTEYGLIVPGLTTVPSKGESPLRGFPVDPLHVVWLGDGLAGRHSQVFDLVSVGIRSAKEISTAGGMGYSTARDVLSRLVAVGLLERDGTAYSVPEGAEQIAEELSRELGGLEKYVRLADRIDEERARPRGDEVAAARAADDDRRRRDEDKELMRQLGII from the coding sequence GCGATGAAGTACCTGCGGTTCTACCTCGACCGGGATTGTGTGCTTGTACCCGGATGGGGCAAGACGAAGAAGGTTCGCAAGGGTTGCGAACATTGGAACTTGGCAGACACCAAGCGTTATGTGGACTTCTTCAAGCGGAACGCGAAATTGAAGAACGGCACGGGCGGACTACTGGTTATCGATGTGGACCCGAAAAACGGTGGTTCGATTGACGCCCTTCAGCGGAGATTCCCGGATCTGCCGCAAACACGGATGGTCCAGACGGTTACACCGCACCCAAACGGTTTTGGGAAGCACCTGATCTTCACGATTCCCAATGACGTTCGCCTCAGGTGGCGAGGGTTAGGCCCTGGCATAGACGTACCTCCTGCCGTGATGCTGCCGGGAAGTGTTGTCATCTGCCCTGACGGCGTTGAGCGCAAGTACGAGCTCCTCAACGATCTAGATCCAGCGCCAGCTCCACTGGGGCTTCTTGCCGTTATCGACAAAGGCGAGGATTCGGGGATCGAAAGACAACCGGAGTCAGGTTACGAGGCGGACGAGACGGTGGACGCACTCGTCCGCAGGTTCGCAGAGGCCGGCCCCGGAGAACGGAACGATGTACTTCTCAGCGTTGCCCCTCCGGTGATCCGGATGAAGGGGCACGAAGGCGCAGCACTGTTGAGAGGCGCCTATACCGGCGACGATCCCAAGTGGCTTGAAATCGCATTGAGAGGAGCACTGCAGAAGTACGCGGGTGCGTCGGCTCCGAACACGGCGAAACCGTCAAAGTACCTCGCAGATGCTCTACAACGGGTCGAACGCAGAGCCCGCTACGGACTTTGGACCGGTCCCGGTGGGGCAACAGACCGAGTGGTGTTGTTTTCGATCCTGCGGTTGTGCCGGAACGAGCACACCCTGACCATTGGTGCCAGCGTCCGGACGCTGTCGCTGATTACTGGCCTGGAGCCGAAGACAGTCAGTTCGGCTACGGGGAGGCTCGTCAAGGCAGGTCTTGTCTGCATCCTCCAACAGAACGACGACGGCACCGAGTACGGACTAATTGTGCCGGGATTGACCACAGTTCCTAGTAAGGGGGAATCCCCCCTCAGGGGATTCCCTGTAGATCCCCTCCATGTTGTTTGGTTAGGTGACGGCTTAGCTGGCCGTCACTCCCAGGTATTCGATCTGGTGAGTGTTGGCATCCGCAGTGCTAAGGAGATCAGCACTGCGGGAGGCATGGGTTACTCCACAGCACGAGACGTGCTGTCCAGACTGGTTGCGGTTGGGCTGTTGGAGAGAGACGGCACGGCCTACTCCGTGCCTGAAGGAGCCGAGCAAATCGCAGAAGAACTGTCCCGAGAACTGGGCGGTTTGGAGAAGTACGTGAGGCTGGCTGATCGCATCGACGAGGAGCGGGCTCGGCCACGTGGGGACGAGGTTGCCGCCGCTAGAGCGGCGGATGATGACCGACGCCGCCGCGACGAGGATAAGGAACTCATGCGGCAGTTGGGCATCATCTAG
- a CDS encoding mannosyltransferase — protein MSADGDRHAGLRAGRRYSRPIDTSKSTPAPPRPRLAARLLAAAPVLLLLSTGARLAWTYLLPTGANFVDLHVYVGGAAALNEPGTLYDYVYAEQTPDFPLPFTYPPFAAVVFYPLHLLPFGVVALLWQLGIVVALYGVVRCSQRLLSDPGPGGSRRVAMLWTAVGIWTEPLRSTFDYGQINVLLVLAVLGAVVSTRWWWSGLLVGLAAGIKLTPAVSGLYFLGARRWRTVLFSATVFLATIGVSALVVGDQVRVYFTELLGDAHRVGPVATSFNQSWRGGVSRVLGHDAGYGPAVLIGIAATAVLAVLAWRAIGGAQDRLGGIVIVQLFGLLLSPISWTHHWVWLIPLMIWLLHGPLRDRVGARVLGWGWLLLILVGVPWLLSFAQPSIWTIPRPWYLAWPGLIYLVATLATLAWVAIRGGRRSPEPSAHPSP, from the coding sequence ATGAGCGCGGACGGTGACCGGCACGCCGGTCTTCGGGCCGGGCGTCGATACAGTCGACCCATCGACACCTCGAAGTCCACGCCCGCGCCGCCGCGTCCCCGTCTGGCGGCGCGGCTGCTCGCCGCGGCGCCTGTGCTGTTGTTGCTCAGCACCGGCGCCCGGTTGGCGTGGACGTATCTGCTGCCCACCGGTGCGAACTTCGTCGACCTGCACGTCTACGTCGGCGGTGCGGCGGCGTTGAACGAGCCCGGCACCCTCTACGACTACGTCTACGCCGAGCAGACACCGGACTTCCCGCTGCCATTCACCTATCCGCCGTTCGCCGCGGTGGTGTTCTACCCGCTGCATCTGCTGCCGTTCGGCGTGGTTGCACTGCTCTGGCAACTCGGCATCGTCGTCGCGCTCTACGGCGTGGTGCGGTGCAGCCAGCGGCTGCTGTCCGACCCGGGGCCCGGCGGCAGCCGGCGTGTCGCGATGCTGTGGACGGCGGTCGGGATCTGGACCGAACCGCTGCGCAGCACCTTTGACTACGGGCAGATCAACGTGTTGCTGGTGCTCGCCGTGCTGGGCGCGGTGGTCAGCACCCGGTGGTGGTGGTCGGGTCTGCTGGTCGGCCTGGCCGCGGGGATCAAGCTGACCCCCGCGGTCTCGGGTCTCTATTTCCTCGGCGCGCGGCGCTGGCGCACCGTGCTGTTCTCCGCGACGGTGTTCCTGGCCACCATCGGGGTGTCCGCGCTCGTCGTCGGCGACCAGGTGCGCGTGTACTTCACCGAACTGCTCGGCGACGCCCACCGCGTCGGTCCGGTGGCGACCTCGTTCAACCAGTCCTGGCGCGGCGGGGTGTCGCGGGTGCTCGGCCATGACGCCGGTTACGGGCCGGCGGTGCTGATCGGGATCGCGGCGACCGCGGTGCTGGCGGTGCTGGCGTGGCGGGCGATCGGGGGCGCACAGGACCGGCTCGGCGGCATCGTGATCGTGCAACTCTTCGGCCTGTTGCTCTCGCCGATCTCGTGGACGCACCACTGGGTGTGGTTGATCCCGCTGATGATCTGGCTGTTACACGGCCCGCTGCGCGACCGCGTCGGGGCGCGAGTGTTGGGCTGGGGCTGGTTGCTCCTGATACTGGTCGGTGTGCCCTGGTTGTTGAGCTTCGCCCAGCCCAGCATCTGGACCATCCCGCGGCCCTGGTATCTCGCGTGGCCTGGGCTGATCTACCTCGTCGCCACACTGGCGACGCTGGCCTGGGTCGCTATTCGAGGAGGCCGTCGATCGCCCGAGCCATCTGCACATCCTTCTCCGTGA
- a CDS encoding HhH-GPD-type base excision DNA repair protein, producing the protein MTVNLCLAQDPEADQLLSQSPFALLVGMCLDQQIPLEVAFAGPKKIADRLAAASGNRVATSQQIAMEVAFSGPKKIADRLGGFDAALIADYDPDRFAELFAQTPAVHRFPGSMAKRVQALAQVIVDEYGGDAAALWSDGADGADVLRRLKALPGFGEQKARIFVALLGKQYGVTPAGWRAAAGDYGKADVHMSVADVTDAGSLQKVREYKKQAKAKAKSDKAAKA; encoded by the coding sequence ATGACCGTAAACCTCTGCCTCGCGCAAGACCCCGAGGCTGATCAATTGCTGTCCCAGAGTCCGTTCGCGCTGTTGGTTGGAATGTGTCTAGACCAGCAGATTCCCCTCGAAGTGGCCTTCGCGGGCCCGAAGAAGATCGCCGACCGCCTGGCAGCGGCCAGTGGTAATCGTGTTGCCACTTCTCAGCAGATCGCGATGGAGGTGGCGTTCAGCGGACCGAAGAAGATCGCCGACCGGCTCGGCGGGTTCGACGCGGCGCTGATCGCCGACTATGACCCCGACCGCTTCGCGGAGTTGTTCGCCCAGACCCCGGCGGTGCACCGATTTCCCGGGTCGATGGCCAAGCGGGTACAGGCGCTGGCGCAGGTGATCGTCGACGAGTACGGCGGTGACGCCGCGGCTTTGTGGTCCGACGGCGCGGACGGGGCCGACGTGCTGCGCCGGCTCAAGGCGCTGCCGGGATTCGGGGAGCAGAAGGCCAGGATCTTCGTCGCGCTGTTGGGTAAGCAGTACGGCGTCACCCCGGCGGGCTGGCGCGCCGCGGCCGGCGACTACGGCAAGGCCGATGTCCACATGTCGGTGGCCGACGTCACCGACGCCGGGTCATTGCAGAAGGTGCGGGAGTACAAGAAGCAGGCCAAAGCGAAAGCCAAGAGCGACAAGGCCGCCAAGGCCTAG
- a CDS encoding very short patch repair endonuclease, giving the protein MRFPAPSSPSVRSRMQRQARRDTKPEIDLRKLLHARGMRYRLGVPVPGIPRRTIDIAFTSVRVAVFVDGCFWHGCPEHGGQPAANAHAWNAKFLNNQRRDVSTTEHLTNLGWEVVRIWEHEPPESAVSRISTIVADRRSAQRPL; this is encoded by the coding sequence ATGCGGTTCCCCGCACCGAGTTCTCCGAGCGTTCGATCCCGAATGCAACGGCAAGCACGCCGGGATACCAAGCCTGAGATCGATCTCCGAAAACTCCTACACGCTCGCGGAATGCGGTATCGCCTGGGAGTACCCGTGCCGGGCATACCCAGGCGCACCATCGACATCGCATTCACATCAGTCAGGGTCGCCGTCTTCGTAGACGGCTGCTTCTGGCACGGATGCCCAGAGCACGGAGGACAGCCAGCTGCTAATGCCCACGCCTGGAATGCGAAGTTCTTGAACAACCAGCGACGGGATGTATCCACGACCGAACACCTCACAAATCTGGGGTGGGAGGTCGTACGAATTTGGGAACATGAACCTCCCGAATCAGCTGTGAGTCGAATTTCGACAATCGTCGCTGATCGACGCTCAGCGCAACGACCCCTGTGA
- a CDS encoding DNA cytosine methyltransferase, which produces MSSTNDVNPAPVRVIDLFAGAGGLSQGLHDIGAVTLLGSDFWPAAAKSYRANHQDVPFLEIDAHDLSAELLISEAHGKPDAIVGGPPCQGFSSAGAKNGADLRNSLVGVFASLIAEIKPNSFVFENVEGFLTSAAGDYVVALLDPLIEAGYKIAIEKLNVANYGVPQLRKRTIAIGSLTSMPALPRATHRAFGSPGSTKTGHRLLPYTPTVQDAIDDLPAVAINAVDATLPNHWVRPPGELNALRYKALKWGQTMRDLPPELQHDSYIRRANRRVSDGTPTEKRGGAPAGLRRLKPDEPSRAITSAAAREFIHPFEDRPLTLRECARLQTFPDEYQFLGSNNDVATLIGNAIPVRFASALGRALASTLSMDQGLYSEPGRLVHFEPTVGEQMSPALAAVTDRILSRYQKSFAEELTLWS; this is translated from the coding sequence GTGTCATCGACTAACGACGTCAATCCCGCGCCAGTGCGAGTCATCGACCTCTTCGCCGGAGCGGGCGGCCTGTCGCAGGGGCTCCACGACATTGGAGCAGTCACCTTGCTCGGATCGGATTTCTGGCCCGCCGCCGCGAAGTCCTACCGAGCCAACCATCAGGATGTTCCCTTCCTTGAGATCGATGCACATGACCTGTCGGCTGAGCTGCTCATTTCGGAGGCCCACGGCAAGCCCGACGCAATCGTTGGAGGTCCACCCTGCCAAGGGTTCTCCTCGGCTGGTGCAAAGAATGGCGCTGACCTTAGGAACAGCCTGGTCGGGGTGTTTGCTTCGCTGATTGCTGAGATCAAACCGAATAGCTTCGTCTTCGAAAACGTCGAAGGTTTTTTGACATCCGCCGCTGGAGATTACGTTGTTGCGCTGCTGGACCCATTGATCGAGGCAGGTTACAAGATTGCAATCGAAAAGCTGAATGTTGCGAATTACGGCGTCCCGCAGCTAAGGAAGCGGACAATAGCAATCGGCTCACTTACGTCAATGCCAGCACTCCCTCGCGCCACTCATCGTGCTTTCGGCTCACCCGGATCGACGAAGACCGGCCATAGATTATTGCCCTACACGCCGACCGTGCAGGATGCGATCGACGATCTGCCGGCCGTAGCAATTAACGCGGTCGACGCAACTCTGCCCAACCATTGGGTTCGTCCTCCGGGTGAACTCAATGCCCTCCGGTATAAGGCACTAAAGTGGGGCCAGACTATGCGTGACCTCCCGCCCGAATTGCAGCACGATAGTTACATTCGTCGGGCGAACAGGCGGGTTTCGGATGGCACGCCAACTGAAAAACGAGGCGGAGCCCCAGCGGGCCTCCGGAGGCTCAAGCCAGACGAGCCTTCGCGTGCAATCACAAGTGCAGCGGCCCGTGAATTCATCCATCCGTTCGAAGATCGCCCTCTTACGCTGAGAGAGTGTGCGCGACTGCAGACTTTCCCCGACGAGTATCAGTTCTTGGGCAGCAACAACGATGTTGCGACGCTCATCGGTAATGCAATCCCTGTGAGGTTCGCTTCGGCACTTGGTCGCGCTCTTGCGTCCACTCTATCGATGGATCAAGGTCTCTACTCTGAACCCGGCAGGTTGGTTCACTTCGAGCCAACCGTCGGGGAACAAATGAGCCCTGCGCTCGCTGCGGTAACGGACCGCATTTTGAGTAGGTATCAAAAGTCTTTTGCCGAGGAGCTGACGCTGTGGTCTTGA
- a CDS encoding BCCT family transporter, producing MSTSQVPSDEQRPKGNPVREAVRSLYPAVFIPASVIILGLILFSVVFSASAENAFTELNTAITSTVGWWYILVTTGFVVFAVYCGVSRIGTIRLGEDGERPEFSFTAWMAMLFSAGMGIGLVFYGVAEPLSHYVNPPASRGIDGSTDAAAHQAMSLTLFHWGLHAWAIYVVVGLGMAYMTYRRGRPLSVRWLLEPLIGKDRVTGWIGHTVDVIAVVGTLFGVATSLGFGITQIAAGLEYLGWIEVNNWWIVGMIGLITAIATASVVSGVSKGLKWLSNINMTMAALLALFVLLLGPTLFLLQAWVQNLGGYIQSLPELSLRTAPFSDGSWLGSWTVFYWGWWISWAPFVGMFIARISRGRTVREFVAGVLLLPTLIGSLWFTVFGDSGILRQRNDGDMLVDGAVDTNTSLFQLLGGLPLGVITSVIAVLVIVFFFITSSDSGSLVIDILSTGGENLDPPKLSRVYWAGLEGLAAAVLLIVGGAGSLTALQTASIATAAPLSVVMVAACVAMFRAFRYDLATTPRFLQVRTANGAGPASGGRHDVSATLAGLVAVRSVSSHLMEVHPTTGELTVTEPVDPLEHDEPVEGDYLSDPDRELPGSNGATAGDEKQT from the coding sequence ATGTCGACATCGCAAGTCCCCAGCGACGAACAGCGCCCCAAGGGGAACCCGGTGCGCGAGGCTGTCCGCAGCCTGTATCCCGCCGTGTTCATCCCGGCGTCGGTGATCATTCTCGGGCTGATCCTGTTCTCGGTGGTCTTCTCGGCGAGCGCCGAGAACGCCTTCACCGAGCTGAACACCGCCATCACCAGCACGGTGGGCTGGTGGTACATCCTCGTCACCACCGGGTTCGTGGTGTTCGCCGTCTACTGCGGGGTGTCGCGGATCGGCACGATCCGCCTCGGCGAGGACGGCGAGCGGCCGGAGTTCTCGTTCACCGCGTGGATGGCCATGCTGTTCAGCGCCGGTATGGGGATCGGCCTGGTGTTCTACGGGGTCGCCGAGCCGTTGTCGCATTACGTCAACCCGCCTGCCTCCCGCGGCATCGACGGCTCCACCGACGCCGCGGCGCACCAGGCGATGTCGCTGACGTTGTTCCACTGGGGCCTGCACGCCTGGGCGATCTACGTGGTGGTGGGCCTGGGCATGGCCTACATGACTTATCGCCGGGGCCGTCCGCTGTCGGTGCGCTGGCTGCTCGAGCCGCTGATCGGCAAGGACCGCGTGACCGGGTGGATCGGCCACACCGTCGACGTCATCGCGGTCGTCGGCACGCTGTTCGGCGTCGCCACCTCGCTGGGCTTCGGCATCACCCAGATCGCCGCCGGCCTGGAGTACCTGGGCTGGATCGAGGTGAACAACTGGTGGATCGTCGGGATGATCGGCCTGATCACCGCGATCGCCACCGCGTCGGTGGTCAGCGGTGTCAGCAAGGGCTTGAAGTGGCTCTCGAACATCAACATGACGATGGCGGCCCTGTTGGCACTGTTCGTGCTGCTGCTCGGCCCGACGCTGTTCCTGCTGCAGGCCTGGGTGCAGAACCTGGGCGGCTACATCCAGTCGCTGCCGGAGCTGTCACTGCGCACGGCGCCGTTCAGTGACGGGTCGTGGCTGGGCTCGTGGACGGTCTTCTACTGGGGCTGGTGGATCAGCTGGGCGCCGTTCGTGGGCATGTTCATCGCGCGCATCTCGCGCGGCCGCACCGTCCGGGAGTTCGTCGCCGGCGTGCTGCTGTTGCCCACGCTGATCGGATCGCTGTGGTTCACCGTCTTCGGCGATTCCGGCATCCTGCGTCAGCGCAATGACGGCGACATGCTCGTCGACGGTGCCGTGGACACCAACACGTCGCTGTTCCAGCTTCTCGGCGGGCTGCCGCTGGGGGTCATCACCAGCGTGATCGCGGTGCTGGTGATCGTGTTCTTCTTCATCACCTCGTCGGACTCCGGTTCGCTGGTGATCGACATCCTGTCCACCGGCGGCGAGAATCTGGACCCGCCGAAACTGAGCCGGGTGTACTGGGCCGGCCTGGAGGGGCTGGCCGCCGCGGTGCTGTTGATCGTCGGCGGAGCCGGGTCGCTGACCGCGCTGCAGACCGCGTCGATCGCGACGGCGGCACCGCTGTCGGTGGTGATGGTGGCCGCGTGCGTGGCGATGTTCCGCGCGTTCCGCTACGACCTGGCGACCACACCGCGGTTCCTGCAGGTCCGTACCGCCAACGGGGCCGGCCCCGCGAGCGGCGGCCGCCACGACGTCTCGGCGACGCTGGCGGGTCTGGTCGCGGTGCGCAGCGTGTCGTCGCACCTGATGGAGGTCCACCCGACCACCGGGGAGCTGACCGTCACCGAGCCGGTCGACCCGCTCGAGCACGACGAGCCCGTCGAGGGCGACTATCTCAGCGACCCCGACCGGGAATTGCCCGGCTCCAACGGCGCGACGGCGGGCGACGAGAAGCAGACCTGA
- a CDS encoding nitroreductase family protein — translation MDIYEVMRTTGAVRQFTADPLPDEVLVRILDHARFAPTGGNRQGVRVIAIREPATRAALAELSVTGARRYVAQKNHGEGPWNPLRPTGLPAEQIAATEVPAAMTAPLHDAAVVLVVCVDLSVVAATDQELARVGVVAGASVYPFVWNVLLAARNEGFGGVLTTMAVAEEPRVRQLLGIPDDYAVAAVLPLGRPRHQVRRLTRKPVSALATRERFDGASL, via the coding sequence ATGGACATCTACGAGGTGATGCGCACGACCGGGGCGGTCCGGCAGTTCACCGCCGACCCGCTGCCCGACGAGGTGCTGGTGCGCATCCTCGACCACGCGCGGTTCGCGCCGACGGGCGGCAACCGCCAGGGGGTGCGGGTGATCGCGATCCGCGAGCCCGCGACCCGGGCAGCGCTGGCCGAGCTGAGTGTGACCGGCGCCCGGCGTTACGTCGCCCAGAAGAATCACGGCGAGGGGCCGTGGAACCCGTTACGGCCGACCGGACTGCCGGCCGAACAGATCGCGGCGACCGAGGTGCCGGCGGCGATGACGGCCCCGCTGCACGACGCCGCGGTGGTCCTGGTGGTCTGCGTCGACCTGTCGGTGGTCGCGGCGACCGACCAGGAGCTTGCGCGCGTCGGCGTGGTCGCCGGCGCATCGGTCTATCCGTTCGTGTGGAACGTGCTGCTGGCGGCCCGCAACGAAGGCTTCGGCGGAGTGCTGACCACGATGGCCGTCGCCGAGGAACCCAGGGTCCGGCAGCTGCTGGGCATACCCGATGACTACGCCGTCGCCGCCGTGCTGCCGCTGGGCAGACCCCGGCATCAGGTGCGCAGGTTGACCCGCAAGCCGGTGTCGGCGCTGGCCACCCGCGAACGTTTCGACGGCGCGTCGCTGTGA
- a CDS encoding Rv1157c family protein: MSTTRTKFTTALAVGSSMALLAVGVSGVAHAEPAAAPVPIDGLQAPGLPAVQSIGPVIQQAAADPANAASMLMAAAAVFAGDAAAPRPSRDVASAVNQFVQPVAHVPASGAIPGTEAHLPAGINPAHAVGPVPETAPHAPAAVAPGPAPLPGPAPVPPPAPAPGPAPVPASAPAPAPAPLPAAQPAAATTPGGAPDFGPDAPVTQDFLYPSISNGCLGDGGNVLATAISVAGPAKIPTPGPGPGQTAYVFTAVGTPGPAAEQKLPLNVTWVNLSTGKSGSATLKPRPDINPEGPTTLTAIADTGSGSIMSTIFGQVTTTEKQCQFMPTIGSTVVP, from the coding sequence ATGTCGACGACCAGGACGAAGTTCACCACCGCACTCGCGGTGGGTTCGTCGATGGCTCTGCTGGCGGTCGGGGTGTCCGGCGTCGCGCACGCCGAGCCCGCCGCCGCGCCGGTACCGATCGACGGTCTGCAGGCTCCGGGCCTGCCGGCCGTACAGAGCATCGGTCCGGTGATCCAGCAGGCTGCGGCTGATCCCGCCAATGCCGCCTCGATGCTGATGGCCGCCGCCGCGGTGTTCGCCGGAGACGCCGCAGCGCCGCGGCCCTCCCGCGACGTCGCGTCGGCGGTCAATCAGTTCGTCCAGCCGGTCGCCCACGTGCCCGCCAGCGGCGCGATCCCGGGCACCGAGGCGCACCTGCCCGCCGGGATCAACCCGGCACACGCCGTAGGCCCGGTGCCGGAAACCGCCCCGCACGCCCCGGCAGCCGTGGCGCCCGGGCCGGCCCCGCTGCCCGGACCCGCTCCGGTGCCGCCGCCCGCACCCGCTCCGGGTCCCGCGCCGGTGCCGGCATCCGCACCGGCTCCCGCGCCGGCGCCGTTGCCGGCGGCCCAGCCGGCGGCCGCCACCACACCCGGGGGGGCACCGGACTTCGGACCCGACGCACCGGTGACCCAGGACTTCCTGTACCCGTCGATCAGCAACGGCTGCCTCGGCGACGGCGGCAACGTGCTCGCGACGGCGATCTCGGTGGCCGGTCCGGCGAAGATCCCGACGCCGGGTCCCGGCCCCGGCCAGACCGCCTACGTGTTCACCGCGGTCGGCACGCCGGGCCCGGCAGCCGAGCAGAAGCTGCCGCTGAACGTGACGTGGGTGAACCTGAGCACGGGCAAGTCCGGCAGCGCGACGCTCAAACCGCGCCCCGACATCAACCCCGAGGGCCCGACCACGTTGACGGCGATCGCCGACACTGGCTCCGGCAGCATCATGTCGACGATCTTCGGTCAGGTCACCACCACTGAGAAGCAGTGCCAGTTCATGCCGACCATCGGCTCGACCGTCGTCCCCTGA
- a CDS encoding DUF1059 domain-containing protein, which yields MKTHLNCPCGEAITGKDEDDLVEKAQKHLSEQHPGRDYDRDAILFMAY from the coding sequence ATGAAGACTCACCTGAACTGCCCGTGCGGCGAAGCGATCACCGGCAAGGACGAGGACGACCTGGTCGAGAAGGCCCAGAAGCACCTTTCCGAGCAGCATCCGGGCCGCGACTACGACCGCGACGCCATCCTGTTCATGGCCTACTGA
- a CDS encoding recombinase family protein, producing the protein MGHRVGYQRVSTVDQNTGRQLDGVELDKVFTDKASGKDTKRPELARALEYVREGDTLVVHSMDRLARNLEDLRRIVRELTGKGVRVEFVKESLAFTGEDSAMNTLLLSMLGAVAEFERSMILERQREGIAVAKAAGKYRGRKAALTIEQADELRARLAAGESVTTLAKVFGVSRQTVYNYAA; encoded by the coding sequence ATGGGACATCGTGTCGGGTACCAGCGAGTCAGCACGGTCGACCAAAACACCGGACGCCAGCTCGACGGCGTGGAACTGGACAAGGTGTTTACCGATAAGGCCAGTGGCAAGGACACCAAACGTCCAGAACTGGCAAGGGCGCTTGAGTACGTCCGCGAGGGGGACACTCTCGTCGTCCACAGCATGGACCGCCTGGCCCGCAACCTGGAAGACCTGCGCCGGATCGTCCGTGAACTGACCGGCAAGGGTGTGCGAGTTGAGTTCGTCAAGGAGTCTCTCGCCTTTACGGGCGAGGACTCGGCGATGAACACACTGCTGCTGTCCATGCTTGGCGCTGTCGCCGAGTTCGAACGGTCAATGATTCTCGAGCGGCAACGGGAGGGAATCGCTGTCGCGAAGGCTGCGGGGAAGTACAGGGGCCGTAAAGCGGCCCTCACTATTGAGCAGGCCGACGAGCTTCGTGCCCGACTCGCGGCGGGCGAGTCTGTGACCACCCTGGCCAAGGTATTCGGGGTAAGCCGACAGACGGTCTACAACTACGCGGCGTGA
- a CDS encoding recombinase family protein, with product MTVTLGYAMGGPACTDLDDQVAELCAAGVDSRRIFTDRHPGPADKMRAGLVALMSYARAGDVVVVAALHRLGRTATEVTHTVADLEARGITLRCLRSGLDTATDAGRMVAAVLTDLAALDA from the coding sequence ATGACGGTCACGCTGGGCTATGCGATGGGCGGCCCGGCGTGCACCGATCTCGACGACCAGGTGGCCGAACTGTGTGCCGCCGGAGTGGATTCGCGGCGCATCTTCACCGACCGCCATCCCGGACCGGCCGACAAGATGCGGGCCGGGCTGGTGGCGCTGATGAGCTACGCGAGGGCGGGCGACGTCGTGGTGGTGGCCGCGCTGCACCGGCTCGGACGCACCGCCACCGAGGTGACCCACACCGTCGCCGACCTCGAGGCCCGCGGCATCACGTTGCGCTGTCTGCGCAGCGGGCTGGACACCGCCACCGACGCCGGACGCATGGTGGCCGCGGTGCTCACCGACCTGGCTGCCCTGGACGCCTGA
- a CDS encoding (deoxy)nucleoside triphosphate pyrophosphohydrolase, whose amino-acid sequence MPSSSPAPLVVVAGALVEQGALLVAQRARPPELAGLWELPGGKVARGETDAEALTRELREELGITVTVGARVGVEIALATATTLRAYLVTRTGGDVAAHDHHALRWVRGPELETLPWVPADRAWLPDLAALLQSPG is encoded by the coding sequence ATGCCGTCTTCGTCTCCCGCACCCCTCGTCGTCGTCGCCGGCGCACTGGTCGAGCAGGGCGCGCTGCTGGTCGCTCAGCGCGCCCGCCCGCCCGAGCTGGCGGGCCTGTGGGAACTGCCCGGGGGAAAGGTGGCCCGCGGCGAGACTGACGCCGAGGCCCTGACCCGCGAGTTGCGCGAGGAACTCGGCATCACGGTTACCGTGGGCGCGCGGGTCGGCGTCGAGATCGCGTTGGCCACCGCGACGACGCTGCGTGCCTACCTCGTCACGCGCACCGGCGGCGACGTCGCCGCCCACGATCACCACGCGCTGCGATGGGTACGCGGCCCCGAGCTCGAAACGCTGCCCTGGGTGCCGGCCGACCGCGCCTGGCTGCCCGACCTGGCCGCACTGCTGCAGTCCCCGGGGTGA